Proteins from a genomic interval of Ferrovibrio terrae:
- the nthA gene encoding nitrile hydratase subunit alpha, whose product MTHDHDHDHHHHDHDHDHGTVLSDVELRVRALESILVEKGYVDPAALDVLIETYETKVGPHNGAHVVAKAWSDPAYRDWLLKDATAAIESLGYVGRQGEHMVAVENTPSTHNMVVCTLCSCYPWPVLGLPPVWYKSAPYRSRAVMDPRGVLQDFGVTLPEGKNIKVWDSTAEIRYLVLPERPEGTEGWSEEKLATLVTRDSMIGTGVAGQPT is encoded by the coding sequence ATGACGCATGACCACGATCACGACCATCATCACCATGATCACGACCACGATCATGGCACCGTCCTGAGCGATGTCGAGCTGCGCGTGCGCGCACTCGAAAGTATCCTGGTTGAAAAGGGCTATGTCGATCCGGCAGCACTCGATGTTCTGATCGAGACCTATGAAACCAAAGTCGGGCCGCACAATGGCGCCCATGTGGTGGCCAAGGCCTGGAGCGATCCGGCCTATCGTGACTGGCTGCTCAAGGATGCGACCGCGGCGATCGAGTCCCTCGGCTATGTCGGCCGGCAGGGCGAGCATATGGTCGCGGTGGAGAACACGCCTTCGACGCATAACATGGTCGTCTGCACGCTGTGCTCCTGCTATCCGTGGCCGGTGCTGGGTCTGCCGCCGGTCTGGTACAAGTCGGCGCCGTATCGCTCGCGCGCGGTGATGGATCCGCGTGGGGTGCTGCAGGATTTCGGCGTCACACTACCCGAGGGCAAGAACATAAAGGTCTGGGACTCGACGGCCGAGATACGCTACCTCGTGCTGCCCGAACGGCCGGAAGGCACCGAGGGCTGGAGCGAGGAGAAGCTGGCGACGCTAGTGACGCGCGACAGCATGATCGGCACCGGTGTCGCAGGGCAGCCGACATGA
- a CDS encoding response regulator transcription factor, with protein MKILLVEDNQQVAQFVRKGLTEAGHAVDHADNGRDGLFMASSESYDALILDRMLPGGVDGLGIIEALRRTGNTTPILILSALSDVDERIRGLKAGGDDYLTKPFAFGELEARLMALTRRGQSAGQETMLKVGDLTLDILSRTAMRGSKAISFKPREYKLLEYLMRHAGQVVTRTMLLENVWDYHFDPQTNVIDVHISNLRQKIDAGFDKPLLQTVRGAGYRLSENA; from the coding sequence ATGAAGATTCTCCTCGTCGAAGATAACCAGCAGGTCGCGCAGTTTGTCCGGAAGGGGCTGACGGAGGCGGGCCATGCCGTCGACCATGCCGATAACGGGCGTGACGGGCTGTTCATGGCCAGCAGCGAAAGCTACGACGCGCTGATCCTGGACCGCATGCTGCCGGGCGGCGTGGATGGCCTGGGGATCATCGAAGCATTGCGCCGCACCGGCAACACGACGCCGATCCTGATCCTGAGCGCGCTGTCCGATGTGGATGAGCGCATCCGCGGACTCAAGGCCGGCGGCGACGACTACCTGACCAAGCCCTTCGCCTTCGGTGAACTGGAAGCACGCCTGATGGCACTGACCCGGCGCGGCCAGTCGGCCGGGCAGGAAACCATGCTGAAGGTCGGCGATCTCACGCTCGATATCCTCAGCCGCACGGCGATGCGCGGCAGCAAGGCGATCAGCTTCAAGCCGCGTGAATACAAGCTGCTGGAATATCTGATGCGGCATGCCGGACAGGTGGTCACGCGCACCATGCTGTTGGAGAATGTCTGGGACTATCATTTCGACCCGCAGACCAATGTGATTGACGTGCATATCAGCAACCTGCGACAGAAGATCGATGCCGGCTTCGACAAGCCACTGCTGCAGACCGTGCGCGGGGCGGGATATCGCTTAAGTGAAAATGCCTAA
- a CDS encoding sensor histidine kinase gives MPKLLRSTATRLALVFAILFMVAAMLLAGLLWWTTTGYLDRETDAVIAADTRAIGDRLSDFGLAGAVQTMNERIAADADNRGIYLLTDPRLRPLGGNVDAWPLKVGPRPGWYEIELVHRDRLHVARLLHVTLPGNFQLLVGRDVQDRVEMRNLFLRGLVWAGVAALTFAFFGAWLIRRAVERRIEGINRTALAIVQGDLARRVPLRDADDEFDQLVATINRMLDQIQQLIEGVRNVSNAIAHDLRTPLAETRARLEGLLRQPAGMDVSLDGIAAAIADIDRLIGVFNALLRLAELETGLRRAGFASVDVPALLDDAAELYSPAADAKGLDLVSHADTGLVLNGDRQLLAQAIGNLLDNAVKYTPAGGRIDVRAEVGTDGRILISVADSGPGIPEAERTRAVQRFYRGDASRHAEGVGLGLSLVEAVARLHGGELRLDGNNPGLRAVLALPPQA, from the coding sequence ATGCCTAAGCTCCTGCGCTCGACGGCCACGCGGCTGGCGCTGGTCTTCGCCATTCTGTTCATGGTGGCGGCTATGCTGCTGGCCGGGCTGCTGTGGTGGACCACCACCGGCTACCTCGACCGCGAAACCGATGCTGTGATCGCCGCCGATACCCGCGCCATCGGCGATCGCCTGAGTGACTTCGGTCTTGCCGGCGCGGTGCAGACCATGAATGAGCGTATCGCTGCCGATGCTGATAATCGCGGCATCTACCTGCTGACCGATCCGCGCCTGCGGCCGCTAGGTGGCAATGTCGATGCCTGGCCGCTGAAAGTGGGACCCCGGCCCGGCTGGTACGAGATCGAACTGGTGCATCGCGACCGACTACATGTCGCCCGTCTGCTGCATGTGACGCTGCCGGGAAATTTCCAGCTGCTGGTTGGCCGCGACGTGCAGGACCGCGTGGAGATGCGCAACCTGTTCCTGCGCGGCCTGGTCTGGGCCGGCGTGGCGGCGCTGACATTTGCCTTCTTCGGCGCCTGGCTGATCCGCCGTGCCGTCGAGCGCCGCATCGAAGGCATCAACCGCACGGCCCTGGCAATTGTTCAGGGTGACCTCGCACGGCGTGTTCCATTGCGCGATGCCGATGACGAATTTGACCAGCTGGTCGCCACCATCAACCGCATGCTGGACCAGATCCAGCAACTGATCGAGGGCGTGCGCAATGTGTCGAATGCCATCGCGCATGACCTTCGCACACCGCTAGCCGAAACCCGGGCGCGGCTGGAGGGCTTGCTGCGTCAGCCGGCCGGGATGGATGTCTCTCTGGATGGCATCGCTGCCGCCATTGCCGATATCGATCGGCTGATAGGTGTGTTCAATGCGCTGCTGCGACTGGCCGAACTGGAGACCGGCCTGCGGCGCGCCGGCTTCGCGTCGGTTGATGTGCCGGCATTGCTGGACGATGCGGCCGAACTTTATAGCCCGGCGGCAGACGCCAAGGGGCTTGATCTGGTCAGCCATGCCGATACCGGCCTTGTCCTGAACGGAGACCGCCAGCTGCTGGCCCAGGCCATCGGCAACCTGCTCGACAATGCGGTGAAATATACCCCGGCGGGCGGGCGTATCGATGTGCGGGCCGAGGTTGGCACGGATGGCCGAATCCTGATCAGCGTGGCCGACAGTGGCCCGGGAATACCCGAAGCTGAGCGGACCAGGGCCGTGCAACGCTTCTATCGTGGCGATGCCAGCCGCCATGCCGAGGGCGTGGGGCTGGGACTCAGCCTGGTTGAGGCCGTGGCTCGGTTGCATGGCGGAGAGTTGCGATTGGATGGCAACAATCCGGGCTTACGAGCCGTCTTGGCACTGCCGCCTCAGGCTTGA
- a CDS encoding DegQ family serine endoprotease encodes MKTPSSIKRAVIAVLLASTVLSGGGGYLAARAYAANDAPITITPAEQPMTAARPSFADLVEKVKPAVVNISTTEKVEAKQRQQQQMQPGSMEDFFRQFMEQGQRKRGPQHALGSGFIIDASGYIVTNNHVVADAAKIVVTLEDGSEHPAVVKGRDPKTDVALLKIESKTPLPYVAFGDSDKARIGDWVIAVGNPFGLGGSVSAGILSARGRNLNSGPYDNFLQIDAPINPGNSGGPIFDAAGRVIGISTAIYSPSGGSVGIGFGVPSNLAGSIVAQLKDGGKVERGWLGVSMQPMTESLAKAIGRKSADGVLVNDVMADGPAAKAGLKQGDAIVTINGQTIRDPRDLATQVAGLKAGDSAKFGIWRDGRERNLTVAIGTQPSDQTAALNDAAGEDGKVGLSLAPLTPELRNRFGLEAGAKGAVVAEVASDSQAEESGVKPGDVIVGVAGKSVANPGQAVDAIKSAQREKKEAVTLLVMRDGTTYYLALHLV; translated from the coding sequence ATGAAGACCCCCTCCAGTATAAAACGCGCCGTCATTGCAGTTCTGCTGGCCAGCACCGTGCTGTCCGGCGGCGGCGGCTATCTGGCAGCCCGCGCCTATGCGGCGAACGACGCGCCGATCACCATCACTCCGGCCGAACAGCCGATGACGGCAGCCAGGCCGTCCTTTGCCGATCTGGTCGAGAAGGTGAAGCCGGCAGTCGTGAATATCTCGACCACCGAAAAGGTCGAAGCCAAGCAGCGCCAGCAACAGCAGATGCAGCCCGGGTCGATGGAAGACTTCTTTCGCCAGTTCATGGAGCAGGGCCAGCGCAAGCGTGGCCCGCAACATGCGCTGGGTTCAGGTTTCATCATCGACGCCTCAGGCTACATCGTAACCAATAACCATGTGGTCGCGGATGCGGCCAAGATCGTGGTGACGCTGGAGGATGGCAGCGAACATCCCGCCGTGGTGAAGGGACGTGATCCCAAGACCGACGTGGCGCTGCTGAAGATCGAGAGCAAGACGCCGCTGCCTTATGTCGCTTTTGGTGACTCCGACAAGGCGCGGATCGGTGACTGGGTGATCGCGGTCGGCAACCCCTTCGGCCTGGGCGGCAGCGTCTCGGCTGGCATCCTGTCGGCGCGCGGCCGCAACCTGAACAGCGGGCCTTACGACAACTTCCTGCAGATCGACGCACCGATCAATCCGGGCAATTCCGGCGGGCCGATCTTCGATGCGGCTGGTCGTGTGATCGGTATCTCGACGGCGATCTATTCGCCGAGCGGCGGCAGCGTCGGCATCGGCTTTGGCGTGCCATCCAATCTGGCTGGCAGCATCGTCGCGCAGCTGAAAGACGGCGGCAAGGTCGAGCGTGGCTGGCTCGGCGTCAGCATGCAGCCGATGACCGAAAGTTTGGCCAAGGCGATCGGCCGCAAGTCCGCCGACGGCGTGCTGGTCAACGATGTGATGGCTGACGGTCCAGCGGCCAAGGCGGGCCTGAAGCAGGGCGACGCGATCGTGACCATCAACGGCCAGACAATCCGCGATCCGCGCGATCTTGCGACCCAGGTGGCCGGGCTGAAGGCCGGCGACAGCGCGAAGTTCGGCATCTGGCGCGACGGCCGCGAGCGCAATCTGACCGTGGCGATCGGCACTCAACCGAGCGACCAGACGGCGGCGCTGAACGATGCCGCGGGCGAGGACGGCAAGGTCGGCCTCAGCCTGGCGCCACTGACACCCGAACTCCGTAATCGCTTTGGCCTGGAAGCCGGTGCGAAGGGCGCTGTGGTCGCCGAGGTGGCGTCTGACAGCCAAGCCGAGGAAAGTGGTGTGAAGCCGGGCGACGTGATTGTTGGTGTCGCCGGGAAGTCGGTCGCCAATCCGGGGCAGGCGGTCGATGCCATCAAGTCGGCGCAGCGCGAGAAAAAGGAGGCCGTGACCCTGCTGGTCATGCGTGACGGCACGACCTATTATCTTGCCCTGCATCTCGTCTGA